One segment of Primulina tabacum isolate GXHZ01 chromosome 6, ASM2559414v2, whole genome shotgun sequence DNA contains the following:
- the LOC142548649 gene encoding autophagy-related protein 13a — protein MDLQSYPRGEHGRFEQILNQFLLKSLHVVLDSRVPASRPPSRSTEVRKSDRWFNLALGDRPAAMESLSFWNRSLMEPMIIDVILVTETQNSLSDHDSLTTLAPEMSMETVVERWIVQYESLRSTSPQIVDASYKKTYKKSIVLLRAVYSMLRILPAYKAFRKLCSVNRNSHFDINYKVYSFCSPFSREEEQSMKKYNFTPVDAQQGRLSVSVIYREDLSDFNLDSVISCPPEIITDYVGSPLTPPMRAFPSTSSPKSARATSFPIRARESTSASPFQRPHSWASGLHRDGYSQQFQAFGGSPPLYRSPYEYSTSLTDIQSNRTQTQRIPTYHKSTSDDLLSPPFSSSPSPSPPAYFSAGNPMHSRMRSETAPVSIPHPMMGRSPRYLSPNLSDSSRHSLPPLSPRNTKCDPSPHGSPSGIRSIKKQDSLRAGELCCAPINLGQKISRDAKEDSGRFSSLQSSNSSPRFGFSRSSSRLSFQDDFGDCDFSCPFIVDDVDSTDFHTSQNLDGANVSEVTSQSSSTVKKSQDAAVGALVHMLKMAPPLRQDSSHYTSYASEVEPEKEVGTVSDFFKPRKTSDALEELKVYREMKDVLLSRSAARMAGTEKTGT, from the exons ATGGATTTGCAGAGTTATCCTCGTGGGGAACATGGAAGGTTTGAACAAATACTTAATCagtttcttttgaaaagtttgcATGTTGTATTGGATTCAAGGGTTCCTGCCAGTAGGCCCCCTAGTCGGAGTACAGAAGTCAGAAAGAGCGACAGATGGTTCAACTTAGCATTAGGAGATCGTCCAGCTGCTATGGAAAGTTTGAGTTTTTGGAATAGGAGCTTGATGGAACCTATGATAATTGATGTTATACTTGTTACAGAAACACAAAACTCTTTATCAGATCATGATTCCCTCACAACTTTGGCTCCGGAGATGTCAATGGAGACAGTTGTAGAGAGGTGGATTGTTCAATATGAGTCTCTTAGGTCAACGTCTCCTCAAATTGTTGATGCTTCTTACAAGAAAACATACAAGAAATCGATTGTACTGTTGCGCGCAGTTTATTCTATGTTGAGGATCCTTCCTGCATATAAGGCATTCCGAAAACTATGTTCTGTGAATCGGAATAGCCATTTTGATATCAATTATAAAGTCTACTCGTTTTGTTCCCCTTTTTCAAGAGAAGAGGAGCAATCGATGAAGAAATATAATTTTACTCCGGTTGATGCCCAACAAGGCCGCCTTTCCGTATCTGTGATATATCGTGAAGATTTATCTGATTTCAATCTGGATTCCGTCATATCGTGTCCCCCAGAAATAATTACTGACTACGTAGGTAGCCCCCTTACTCCCCCTATGAGGGCATTTCCTTCTACATCGTCTCCGAAGAGTGCTCGTGCCACATCTTTCCCAATAAGAGCGAGAGAATCAACTTCTGCATCACCATTTCAACGACCGCACAGCTGGGCAAGTGGTCTCCACAGGGATGGTTATTCTCAACAGTTCCAAGCATTCGGTGGATCTCCACCATTATATCGCTCCCCATATGAATATTCAACTTCTCTTACTGACATACAAAGCAATAGAACGCAAACACAGAGAATCCCTACTTATCACAAATCTACATCTGATGACTTACTTTCTCCTCCTTTCTCATCATCTCCTTCCCCATCTCCCCCTGCATATTTTTCTGCAGGAAATCCCATGCATAGTCGTATGCGTTCAGAAACAGCTCCTGTGAGTATTCCACATCCAATGATGGGCAGAAGTCCAAGATACCTTTCTCCAAATTTATCTGATTCAAGCAGGCATTCTCTCCCGCCTCTATCTCCTAGAAACACAAAATGTGATCCTTCACCCCATGGGTCTCCATCTGGAATTAGGTCAATAAAGAAACAAGATTCACTCAGAGCTGGAGAATTGTGTTGCGCGCCGATAAACCTTGGTCAAAAG ATATCAAGAGATGCGAAAGAGGATTCTGGAAGGTTTTCAAGTTTGCAGTCCTCAAATAGTTCGCCACGCTTTGGATTCTCAAGAAGCTCCAGCAGATTATCTTTCCAGGATGACTTTGGCGATTGTGATTTTTCCTGTCCTTTTATCGTGGATGATGTGGATTCAACTGATTTCCACACTAG TCAAAATCTTGATGGTGCCAATGTTTCAGAAGTTACTTCCCAGTCATCTTCAACAGTCAAGAAATCTCAGGATGCAGCTGTTGGTGCCCTTGTTCACATGCTTAAAATGGCCCCTCCCCTGCGCCAAGATTCAAGCCATTATACATCTTACGCCTCTGAAGTCGAACCAGAGAAAGAAGTTGGAACTGTTTCTGATTTTTTTAAGCCTCGGAAGACATCTGATGCACTCGAAGAACTTAAAGTTTACAGAGAAATGAAAGATGTACTGCTTTCCAGAAGTGCAGCTCGGATGGCTGGCACTGAAAAAACTGGAACTTGA
- the LOC142548650 gene encoding uncharacterized protein LOC142548650 isoform X2 → MCSFSKFEILPLPKSLDLLSSPFLSQDGTKAPRNGAKRTPKKHGQPHVKNHSIWALSSDSEPTPNASPARRDGLEKESKKDKDYDLLEQDGESPINQASNVKSPRKKMVKEEEKISKERNVYSDKIEENDAKNNVVREDVSSKNPGPQISSSRLPLLLSEKVQRLKALVECEGDSIDLSGDVGAVGRVVISDDLSNNHEMFLDLKGTIYKTNIVPSRTFCVVSFSQSEAKIEAIMNDFIQLKPQSNVYEAETMVEGTLDGFSFDSEDEVDNLPKAIAQTDEIDAAEDQPVGKTKRAKKTSGVTRKIGKSAAGKPNKKVKKKPLVPKQRKGKK, encoded by the exons atgtgtagcttttctaaatttgaaattcTACCCCTCCCCAAATCTCTTGATTTACTTTCCTCACCCTTCCTTTCCCAAGATG GAACAAAGGCACCTAGGAATGGTGCCAAGAGAACGCCAAAAAAACATGGACAGCCTCAC GTAAAAAATCATTCCATATGGGCGTTGTCCTCAGATTCTGAGCCAACTCCAAATGCCAGTCCAGCTAGAAGGGATGGCTTAGAGAAAGAAAGTAAAAAAGATAAGGACTATGATCTCCTTGAGCAAGATGGGGAATCTCCAATAAATCAAGCCTCCAATGTGAAATCTCCCAGAAAAAAGATGGTAAAAGAGGAGGAAAAAATCTCCAAGGAGAGGAATGTATATAGCGACAAAATTGAAG AGAATGATGCCAAGAACAATGTTGTGAGGGAAGATGTCTCTAGCAAAAATCCTGGACCTCAG ATATCTTCTTCAAGGTTGCCATTGTTGCTTTCAGAGAAAGTTCAACGCTTAAAG GCACTTGTTGAATGTGAAGGTGATTCAATAGATTTAAGCGGTGATGTGGGTGCTGTTGGACGGGTGGTGATTTCAGATGACCTCTCCAATAATCATGAAATGTTCTTGGATTTGAAAG GAACTATATACAAGACAAACATAGTTCCATCGAGGACGTTCTGTGTG GTGAGCTTTAGTCAGTCAGAAGCAAAG ATAGAGGCCATTATGAATGACTTTATCCAGCTGAAACCACAATCTAATGTTTATGAGGCTGAAACCATGGTTGAAG GGACACTGGATGGATTCTCGTTTGATTCAGAAGATGAGGTAGACAATCTGCCCAAAGCTATCGCTCAAACTGATGAAATCGACGCTGCAGAGGATCAGCCAGTTGGAAAAACCAAAAGAGCTAAGAAAACATCA GGCGTGACACGGAAGATTGGAAAATCTGCAGCAGGAAAACCAAATAAAAAAGTGAAAAAGAAACCTCTAGTCCCAAAACAACGCAAAGGCAAGAAGTGA
- the LOC142548650 gene encoding uncharacterized protein LOC142548650 isoform X1, whose protein sequence is MSNSREDSPDWLRSFQPPTKSAIELSSGSVTPSEHSVSSDKEADSINLSKLFKKQASRISDIDDNGDGRESTVSKPVKGKSPEKTKNIKQTPERKRKKNDDHEKEGTKAPRNGAKRTPKKHGQPHVKNHSIWALSSDSEPTPNASPARRDGLEKESKKDKDYDLLEQDGESPINQASNVKSPRKKMVKEEEKISKERNVYSDKIEENDAKNNVVREDVSSKNPGPQISSSRLPLLLSEKVQRLKALVECEGDSIDLSGDVGAVGRVVISDDLSNNHEMFLDLKGTIYKTNIVPSRTFCVVSFSQSEAKIEAIMNDFIQLKPQSNVYEAETMVEGTLDGFSFDSEDEVDNLPKAIAQTDEIDAAEDQPVGKTKRAKKTSGVTRKIGKSAAGKPNKKVKKKPLVPKQRKGKK, encoded by the exons ATGAGCAACTCGAGGGAAGATTCGCCGGACTGGCTGCGCTCTTTCCAG CCGCCAACGAAGTCTGCTATAGAATTGTCATCTGGGTCCGTAACACCTTCGGAGCACAGCGTTTCAAGCGATAAAGAGGCCGACAGCATCAATCTAAGTAAATTGTTTAAGAAACAAGCCTCGCGCATTTCAGATATTGATGATAATGGTGATGGAAGAGAGTCTACGGTTAGTAAGCCTGTCAAAGGGAAGTCTCCTGAGAAAACCAAGAATATAAAGCAGACACCAGAGAGAAAGAGGAAGAAAAATGACGACCATGAGAAAGAAG GAACAAAGGCACCTAGGAATGGTGCCAAGAGAACGCCAAAAAAACATGGACAGCCTCAC GTAAAAAATCATTCCATATGGGCGTTGTCCTCAGATTCTGAGCCAACTCCAAATGCCAGTCCAGCTAGAAGGGATGGCTTAGAGAAAGAAAGTAAAAAAGATAAGGACTATGATCTCCTTGAGCAAGATGGGGAATCTCCAATAAATCAAGCCTCCAATGTGAAATCTCCCAGAAAAAAGATGGTAAAAGAGGAGGAAAAAATCTCCAAGGAGAGGAATGTATATAGCGACAAAATTGAAG AGAATGATGCCAAGAACAATGTTGTGAGGGAAGATGTCTCTAGCAAAAATCCTGGACCTCAG ATATCTTCTTCAAGGTTGCCATTGTTGCTTTCAGAGAAAGTTCAACGCTTAAAG GCACTTGTTGAATGTGAAGGTGATTCAATAGATTTAAGCGGTGATGTGGGTGCTGTTGGACGGGTGGTGATTTCAGATGACCTCTCCAATAATCATGAAATGTTCTTGGATTTGAAAG GAACTATATACAAGACAAACATAGTTCCATCGAGGACGTTCTGTGTG GTGAGCTTTAGTCAGTCAGAAGCAAAG ATAGAGGCCATTATGAATGACTTTATCCAGCTGAAACCACAATCTAATGTTTATGAGGCTGAAACCATGGTTGAAG GGACACTGGATGGATTCTCGTTTGATTCAGAAGATGAGGTAGACAATCTGCCCAAAGCTATCGCTCAAACTGATGAAATCGACGCTGCAGAGGATCAGCCAGTTGGAAAAACCAAAAGAGCTAAGAAAACATCA GGCGTGACACGGAAGATTGGAAAATCTGCAGCAGGAAAACCAAATAAAAAAGTGAAAAAGAAACCTCTAGTCCCAAAACAACGCAAAGGCAAGAAGTGA